The Halorhabdus sp. BNX81 genome includes a region encoding these proteins:
- a CDS encoding DUF5059 domain-containing protein, with amino-acid sequence MPTRRNILSSGVAILGGLGLAGCSAPNDSTAGADSEGTGTGASQSIAVAAEWTAMRARVRDALVLGRAGATGPGGTVAQDIFARFENAGGEYGAHEQLEHTDEAAYEEFETALGALYTDGLGNGDLDRAGEAAETATARLADAQQTLVGENAAAVFDLDTLAATIRDVMYLAEIDRLDAAATVANNARTRFEDSDLADALEDADSDAFDSLTGGLDGLASAAEAGDSSRTMTNADLAFQAAIQSSYALADNEAVAGAGHIAILQAMGWDAAALAAMGGPSTGVAHAATLTTYRARIADAGRLADAGETEQAATMVQNVFAHFEGARAHDALESADAETYEAFESSLEALQTAIDEESGVEEAVATVDEHLVTGIEALAGEDAPLLAAAFFRARVVDARERYRRGEADAAAAIAQRLFERFEEDELGFHETVEETSEDLYHAFEEEHLAGLIDAFEASDDDAVATHVEGVHSTLLEFATTAAETPAVSAAEAAYVAARGFNAGTLSARGESDRAAAVAQSTFEHFEGDPGGYHEAVEHADEEIYETFEQALGSIRQAADAGDSVATPVETFTTAALDSAYAIVESAGGPQRDIAHGIVEDTFAHFEAARVHELVEEADRNAYETFEGHLEAYVDALDSGGDVPAAAAGFANAAQYAQFAIVDASEKVPLDLDLAGSTVDVESEAGENESESPFEGGPNVVEGVPDDADHVVDMTAAAFDPKELTVSAGDTVAWEFASGEPHTVTAYDDGIPADAEYWASGDFDSEAAARKGWENGEGAIQSGQSYVHTFETTGEHEYVCIPHEAVGMVGTVIVE; translated from the coding sequence ATGCCAACGAGACGCAATATCCTTTCGAGCGGCGTAGCGATACTGGGCGGTCTCGGCCTCGCCGGCTGTTCAGCCCCCAACGATTCGACCGCTGGGGCCGATAGCGAAGGAACGGGGACGGGCGCGAGTCAGTCGATCGCCGTCGCCGCGGAGTGGACGGCGATGCGCGCACGAGTCCGGGACGCGCTGGTACTCGGCCGGGCCGGGGCGACCGGTCCCGGTGGGACTGTCGCCCAGGACATCTTCGCGCGCTTCGAGAACGCCGGTGGCGAATACGGTGCCCACGAGCAACTGGAGCACACCGACGAGGCGGCCTACGAGGAGTTCGAGACCGCGCTCGGGGCGCTCTACACGGACGGGCTCGGAAACGGTGATCTCGACCGGGCAGGCGAGGCCGCGGAGACCGCCACGGCACGACTCGCCGACGCCCAGCAAACGCTGGTCGGCGAGAACGCTGCCGCAGTGTTCGATCTGGACACGCTGGCGGCGACGATCCGGGACGTCATGTACCTCGCGGAGATCGACCGCCTGGATGCGGCGGCGACCGTCGCGAACAACGCCCGGACACGCTTCGAGGACAGCGATCTCGCTGACGCTCTCGAAGACGCCGACAGCGACGCATTCGATTCCCTGACGGGCGGGCTCGACGGACTGGCGTCGGCTGCCGAGGCTGGTGACAGCTCTCGGACGATGACGAACGCCGACCTGGCCTTCCAGGCGGCGATCCAGAGCAGTTACGCGCTGGCGGACAACGAGGCCGTGGCGGGTGCCGGTCACATCGCCATCCTCCAGGCGATGGGCTGGGACGCCGCCGCGCTGGCCGCCATGGGCGGTCCCTCGACCGGCGTCGCCCACGCCGCGACCTTGACGACCTACCGCGCCCGGATCGCGGACGCCGGCCGCCTCGCCGACGCCGGGGAGACCGAGCAGGCAGCAACCATGGTCCAGAACGTCTTCGCGCACTTCGAGGGCGCCCGCGCCCACGACGCGCTGGAATCCGCCGACGCCGAGACCTACGAGGCCTTCGAGTCGAGCCTGGAAGCGCTCCAGACTGCGATCGACGAGGAGTCGGGGGTCGAGGAGGCCGTCGCGACGGTCGACGAGCACCTCGTCACCGGGATCGAGGCGCTGGCTGGGGAGGACGCGCCGCTCCTGGCGGCCGCATTCTTCCGAGCCCGCGTGGTCGACGCCCGCGAGCGCTACCGGCGCGGCGAGGCGGACGCTGCGGCCGCCATCGCCCAGCGGTTGTTCGAGCGCTTCGAGGAGGACGAACTCGGGTTCCACGAGACCGTCGAGGAGACGAGCGAGGATCTCTATCACGCCTTCGAGGAGGAGCACCTCGCGGGCCTGATCGACGCCTTCGAGGCCAGCGACGACGACGCCGTGGCGACCCACGTCGAGGGCGTTCACTCGACGCTCCTTGAGTTCGCGACGACCGCGGCCGAGACGCCCGCGGTGAGTGCGGCCGAGGCCGCCTACGTCGCCGCCCGCGGGTTCAACGCCGGGACCCTGAGCGCGCGCGGCGAGAGCGACCGTGCCGCGGCGGTCGCTCAGTCGACCTTCGAACACTTCGAGGGCGACCCCGGTGGCTATCACGAGGCCGTAGAGCACGCCGACGAGGAGATCTACGAAACCTTCGAGCAAGCCCTGGGTTCGATCCGTCAGGCGGCCGACGCCGGCGACTCCGTCGCGACACCGGTCGAGACGTTCACGACGGCAGCCCTCGACTCGGCCTACGCGATCGTCGAGAGCGCCGGTGGCCCCCAGCGCGATATCGCACACGGCATCGTCGAGGACACCTTCGCGCACTTCGAGGCGGCTCGGGTGCACGAACTCGTCGAGGAGGCCGATCGCAACGCCTACGAGACCTTCGAGGGCCACCTGGAGGCCTACGTCGACGCGCTGGACAGCGGGGGTGACGTGCCCGCGGCGGCCGCCGGCTTCGCGAACGCCGCCCAGTACGCCCAGTTCGCCATCGTCGACGCGAGCGAGAAGGTCCCCCTGGATCTCGACCTCGCCGGATCGACAGTCGACGTCGAAAGCGAGGCCGGCGAGAACGAGAGCGAGTCCCCCTTCGAGGGCGGGCCCAACGTCGTCGAGGGCGTCCCGGACGACGCCGACCACGTTGTCGACATGACGGCCGCCGCCTTCGATCCCAAAGAGCTGACCGTCTCGGCCGGCGACACCGTCGCCTGGGAGTTCGCCAGCGGCGAACCGCACACGGTGACTGCCTACGACGACGGCATCCCCGCGGATGCCGAGTACTGGGCCTCCGGTGACTTCGACAGCGAGGCAGCCGCCCGTAAGGGGTGGGAAAACGGCGAAGGTGCGATCCAGTCCGGGCAGTCCTACGTCCACACTTTCGAGACGACCGGCGAACACGAGTACGTCTGTATTCCCCACGAAGCCGTGGGGATGGTCGGGACCGTGATCGTCGAGTAG
- a CDS encoding ABC transporter ATP-binding protein, producing MHANTATTTENRDAQGEDGETVLEATTLEKTIDGTRILDGVELSVRGGETYGVVGPNGAGKTTTFRCLLGLLPTDGGSVSLFGANPRADDAVLNRVGVVFEYETLQPRWSVRDAMAHACHVYGIPTDRIETCLAEVGLESDAHDREFRDLSKGMQRKASVATALVHEPDLLVLDEPMSGLDPGTQARMRELIDGLREAGRTVVFSSHDLQHVQALCDRVAVIADGRTVVETPLLKPVRVIEEPRPEIEAEPAGEVYVVRDDDPPAEARTIDLEELYFSALGVET from the coding sequence ATGCACGCGAACACTGCCACAACGACGGAGAACCGCGATGCACAGGGCGAGGACGGCGAAACCGTCCTCGAAGCGACCACTCTCGAAAAGACAATCGACGGGACCCGGATTCTCGACGGCGTGGAGTTGTCCGTCCGCGGCGGCGAGACCTACGGCGTCGTCGGACCGAACGGTGCGGGCAAGACCACGACCTTCCGGTGTCTGCTTGGCCTCCTGCCCACCGACGGCGGATCTGTGTCGCTGTTCGGCGCGAATCCCCGCGCCGACGATGCCGTGCTGAACCGTGTCGGCGTCGTCTTCGAGTACGAAACCCTCCAGCCGCGATGGTCTGTTCGCGACGCGATGGCCCACGCCTGTCACGTCTACGGCATCCCGACCGATCGGATCGAGACCTGCCTGGCCGAGGTCGGACTCGAATCCGACGCCCACGATCGCGAATTTCGGGATCTCTCGAAGGGGATGCAACGCAAGGCGTCGGTTGCGACGGCGCTGGTCCACGAACCCGATCTGCTCGTGCTCGATGAACCCATGTCCGGCCTCGATCCCGGCACCCAGGCCCGGATGCGGGAGTTGATCGACGGCCTGCGGGAGGCGGGCCGGACGGTCGTGTTCAGCTCTCACGACCTCCAGCACGTCCAGGCGCTCTGTGATCGCGTCGCCGTGATCGCCGATGGGCGGACGGTCGTCGAAACGCCGCTTTTGAAACCAGTGCGGGTGATCGAGGAGCCACGGCCCGAGATCGAGGCCGAACCGGCAGGCGAGGTGTACGTCGTCCGGGACGACGACCCGCCCGCCGAGGCCAGGACGATCGACCTCGAAGAGCTGTATTTCTCCGCGCTGGGGGTGGAGACATGA
- a CDS encoding helix-turn-helix transcriptional regulator, with protein MDFETTIKDRREQAGLTQAELADRVGVTRQTILYVEKGEYNPSLELAWRIAREFDTHVEEVFDLPETTHEPE; from the coding sequence ATGGATTTCGAGACGACCATTAAGGACCGCCGCGAGCAAGCAGGTCTGACCCAGGCCGAACTCGCCGATCGCGTTGGCGTCACCCGCCAGACTATCCTCTACGTCGAGAAAGGTGAGTACAACCCCTCGCTGGAACTGGCCTGGCGGATCGCCCGCGAGTTCGATACGCACGTCGAGGAGGTGTTCGACCTCCCCGAAACCACCCACGAACCCGAGTAG
- a CDS encoding ferritin family protein, producing MNAEQFIDGIRDDNDTALSRLGSSKALYADTAGEMGEETVLSAAADAEHHAAVTYQQWADNEGNDEVADAFAETAAEERDHYERVAGKLDDHEPSEGVPAIQDYLRGLDGTVERLGGFVGRTIAAEKSKEQFTGYFVGEADPQTAQLFRDVGSDLDPQLDRAGELLESVCESDDDWEQAAEAATGAIQTAYDAYTESLESMGVNPKPVC from the coding sequence ATGAACGCTGAGCAATTCATCGACGGAATCCGCGACGACAACGACACCGCCCTCTCGCGACTCGGGTCCTCGAAAGCCCTGTACGCCGACACAGCGGGAGAGATGGGCGAGGAAACCGTCCTCTCGGCCGCTGCCGACGCGGAACACCACGCCGCCGTCACGTACCAGCAGTGGGCCGACAACGAGGGCAACGACGAGGTCGCCGACGCCTTCGCCGAGACAGCCGCCGAAGAGCGCGACCACTACGAGCGCGTCGCCGGGAAACTCGACGACCACGAGCCAAGCGAGGGCGTCCCCGCAATCCAGGACTATCTCCGCGGTCTCGATGGAACCGTCGAGCGCCTTGGTGGATTTGTCGGCCGCACGATCGCCGCCGAGAAGTCAAAAGAGCAGTTCACCGGCTACTTCGTCGGCGAGGCCGACCCACAGACGGCACAGCTGTTCCGGGACGTGGGCAGCGACCTCGATCCGCAACTCGATCGGGCGGGGGAACTGCTGGAATCGGTCTGTGAAAGCGACGACGACTGGGAGCAGGCCGCCGAGGCAGCCACGGGTGCGATCCAGACGGCCTACGACGCCTACACCGAATCGCTGGAGTCGATGGGCGTCAATCCGAAGCCCGTCTGCTGA
- a CDS encoding saccharopine dehydrogenase NADP-binding domain-containing protein — MTALIYGAYGYTGELIAREAVDRGLDVILAGRNGTKTRGLAIQLGVDSRVFAVGEAHNYLDGVDVVLNCAGPFVETAKPMVEACLATGTHYLDITGEIPVFEALAERDRDAEDAGVCLLPGVGFDVVPTDCLAAHLHDRLPGATHLRLGIDAPGSVSGGTLATAIGQAGAGGMVRRNGRLQSEPPGSKTRTIDFGSGPKHAVGAPMGDVSTAYYTTGIENIEVYLSAPEYTEYLLRAGHYLTPLLAVPSIKSGLQALARAIVSGPSGDTGESERVSLWGEATDGETTVTSRVQTPETYALTVEAATTAVERVEAGSDITGYQTPAAAFGPDYVLDLDGVEGFLDE; from the coding sequence ATGACGGCACTCATCTACGGCGCGTATGGCTATACGGGCGAACTGATCGCCCGGGAAGCAGTCGACCGCGGGCTCGACGTCATTCTCGCGGGGCGCAACGGGACGAAGACCCGCGGGCTCGCGATCCAGCTCGGTGTCGACTCCCGCGTGTTCGCCGTCGGGGAGGCCCACAACTATCTCGATGGTGTCGACGTGGTACTCAACTGCGCGGGCCCGTTCGTCGAAACCGCCAAGCCGATGGTCGAAGCCTGTCTGGCAACCGGGACCCACTACCTCGACATCACGGGCGAGATCCCGGTCTTCGAGGCACTGGCTGAACGGGACCGGGACGCCGAGGACGCGGGCGTCTGTCTGCTCCCGGGCGTGGGCTTCGACGTCGTCCCGACGGACTGCCTGGCGGCCCACCTCCACGACAGACTCCCGGGGGCGACCCACCTCAGACTCGGGATCGATGCGCCGGGATCGGTTTCGGGTGGGACGCTGGCGACGGCGATCGGACAGGCCGGTGCGGGCGGGATGGTTCGGCGAAACGGGCGACTCCAATCGGAACCGCCGGGTTCGAAAACGCGAACGATCGATTTCGGATCGGGACCGAAACACGCCGTTGGCGCGCCGATGGGCGACGTCTCGACAGCCTACTACACGACCGGTATCGAAAACATCGAGGTGTATCTGAGCGCGCCCGAATACACCGAATATCTGCTCCGGGCGGGCCACTATCTCACGCCGCTGTTGGCTGTCCCCAGCATCAAGAGTGGGTTGCAAGCACTGGCTCGGGCGATCGTAAGTGGGCCGTCCGGTGATACGGGCGAAAGTGAACGGGTATCGCTCTGGGGCGAGGCAACCGACGGCGAGACGACCGTCACGTCACGAGTGCAGACGCCCGAAACGTACGCGCTGACGGTTGAGGCGGCGACGACGGCCGTCGAGCGGGTGGAAGCAGGATCCGACATCACTGGCTACCAGACGCCGGCGGCGGCGTTCGGCCCCGACTACGTCCTCGATCTCGACGGCGTCGAGGGGTTTCTCGACGAGTGA
- a CDS encoding ribbon-helix-helix domain-containing protein yields MGTKRVNFRLPDELVEKADVAAEVSHADRTEIVKEALREYLAEVEDDERFREAVVELYLDDEIGFDVLKAFVGRQDAESVRASKSLLDDGEELAADLAALDDEA; encoded by the coding sequence ATGGGGACTAAACGGGTCAACTTTCGGTTGCCGGACGAACTGGTCGAGAAAGCCGACGTGGCCGCCGAGGTTAGCCACGCTGACCGGACGGAGATCGTCAAGGAAGCCCTCCGGGAGTATCTGGCCGAGGTCGAGGACGACGAGCGGTTCCGCGAGGCGGTCGTCGAACTCTATCTGGACGACGAAATCGGATTCGACGTGCTGAAGGCGTTCGTCGGCCGGCAGGACGCCGAGTCCGTCCGGGCCTCGAAGTCGCTGCTCGACGATGGTGAGGAACTGGCAGCCGATCTCGCCGCCCTCGACGACGAGGCATGA
- a CDS encoding ZIP family metal transporter, producing the protein MNIKPRKILNNIRQETLLGGVSTLSLVGLTILAVLTAQPEDNLEKLVVIAWVAFGAMAGGAAVGAMSKRSHPRGLVWGYGLASGAMIASAAAFLIPQAIGQHGKVGGFGIAAGILVGYNAHTIGHRLSHLDLPMDTTATELAAHALSAGLIIGIIYGQMPELGILLGLAIVSHKGPAGYAAARRQTLEGESALPLLLPSAGVGLTALPVAMLSLPSSATINAAIFGFASGVFLHVAMDFLPSCEVGGEIDQAAGITETSHELLDRLRVQSLFSTSLGGVAVVIAWLLVP; encoded by the coding sequence ATGAATATTAAACCAAGAAAAATTCTTAATAATATTCGCCAGGAGACTCTGCTGGGGGGTGTCTCGACACTTTCGCTGGTCGGACTGACGATTCTGGCGGTATTAACAGCACAGCCCGAGGATAATCTGGAGAAGCTGGTCGTCATCGCCTGGGTTGCGTTCGGAGCGATGGCCGGCGGCGCGGCCGTCGGTGCGATGTCGAAGCGGAGCCATCCGCGGGGACTCGTCTGGGGATACGGGCTGGCCAGTGGGGCGATGATCGCGAGTGCCGCGGCGTTTCTGATCCCGCAGGCTATCGGCCAGCATGGAAAAGTCGGCGGATTCGGCATCGCCGCCGGGATCCTCGTCGGGTACAACGCCCACACGATCGGGCATCGGCTCTCCCATCTCGACCTGCCGATGGACACGACAGCCACGGAACTGGCCGCTCACGCGCTCTCGGCGGGATTGATCATCGGCATCATCTACGGCCAGATGCCCGAGCTCGGGATCCTGCTCGGGCTGGCGATCGTCTCCCACAAGGGGCCAGCGGGCTATGCGGCCGCGCGCCGACAGACGCTTGAGGGCGAATCGGCGCTCCCGCTGTTGTTGCCCTCGGCCGGCGTCGGCCTGACGGCGCTGCCGGTGGCCATGCTCTCGCTCCCGAGTTCGGCGACGATCAACGCGGCCATCTTCGGGTTCGCCTCGGGCGTGTTCCTCCACGTCGCGATGGACTTCCTGCCGTCCTGTGAAGTGGGCGGCGAGATCGACCAGGCTGCGGGCATCACCGAAACCTCACACGAACTGCTGGATCGCCTGCGCGTCCAGTCGCTGTTCTCGACGAGTCTGGGCGGCGTGGCGGTCGTGATCGCCTGGCTGCTGGTCCCCTGA
- a CDS encoding transcription factor S — MQFCEECGSMMHADGEEMVCQSCGYREAKDQDLADDFVSTQDQTDDDLIETEEDANFEGKPTADDVVCDECGHGVAWYTIKQTGSADEPPTRFFKCKECGHRWRGYS; from the coding sequence ATGCAGTTCTGTGAGGAGTGCGGTTCGATGATGCATGCAGACGGCGAGGAGATGGTCTGTCAGAGCTGTGGCTATCGGGAAGCCAAGGATCAGGACCTGGCCGACGATTTCGTCTCGACGCAGGATCAGACCGACGACGACCTGATCGAGACCGAGGAGGACGCCAACTTCGAGGGCAAGCCCACCGCCGACGACGTCGTGTGTGACGAGTGTGGCCACGGGGTTGCCTGGTATACGATCAAGCAGACCGGGTCCGCGGACGAACCGCCGACTCGGTTCTTCAAATGCAAGGAGTGTGGGCACCGCTGGCGGGGGTATAGTTAA
- a CDS encoding molybdopterin-binding protein produces MDVAVLTVGEELLAGDTDNTNASWLAAELTTRGVSVRRILTVPDDRDVIADRTRAYSDAFDAVIVTGGIGGTPDDVTMDAVAAAFDRGLVASDLAIGEVKQRLAEISDSVPELDIDVEAEAAIPAGAEPLSNPEGLAPGCRLENVYVLPGIPSEMQAMFETIATDFTGTLTERLLYTVEPEANIVGALADARDRFDVRVGCYPDRAARHNRLKLTGTDETALDDAAAWLLEVIDASETPVERDWDPDHEPAGGPD; encoded by the coding sequence ATGGATGTCGCCGTACTCACCGTCGGCGAGGAGCTACTGGCCGGTGACACCGACAACACGAACGCCTCGTGGCTCGCCGCGGAATTGACTACCCGCGGCGTCTCTGTCCGGCGGATTCTCACCGTTCCTGACGATCGTGATGTCATTGCTGATCGTACCAGGGCATACAGTGATGCCTTCGATGCCGTGATCGTCACTGGCGGGATCGGTGGAACGCCTGACGACGTGACGATGGACGCGGTCGCAGCTGCCTTCGATCGAGGGCTTGTCGCCAGTGACCTCGCGATTGGCGAAGTCAAGCAACGACTGGCAGAAATCAGCGATTCAGTCCCCGAACTCGACATCGACGTCGAGGCGGAAGCCGCGATCCCGGCGGGGGCCGAACCGCTGTCCAACCCCGAAGGACTGGCCCCGGGCTGCCGGCTGGAGAACGTCTACGTGCTCCCGGGGATTCCAAGCGAAATGCAGGCGATGTTCGAGACGATCGCTACGGATTTCACGGGTACGTTGACCGAACGACTCCTCTACACTGTCGAACCCGAGGCGAACATCGTCGGTGCCCTGGCCGACGCACGCGACCGCTTCGACGTCCGGGTCGGCTGTTATCCGGATCGAGCGGCGCGGCACAACCGGCTGAAACTCACCGGAACTGACGAGACGGCACTCGACGATGCCGCGGCGTGGCTTCTGGAAGTGATCGACGCCAGCGAGACACCGGTCGAGCGCGACTGGGATCCAGACCACGAGCCGGCGGGCGGACCAGACTGA
- the crtI gene encoding phytoene desaturase family protein: protein MTTATDAEVTIVGGGFGGLSAACHLADAGVDVTIVEKNEAVGGRASRLERDGFVFDMGPSWYLMPEVFERFFEHFGHEPEDYYELERLDPHYRIFFKDNEAGSASERSGEQALQAGSDVVDISANRNENRELFESYEEGAGEAFDAYLRTSQRHYEMSMENFVYEYRPSWKDWIDPSLMKTGTLGLKLFQSMQGHVEDYFENEKLQQIVQYTLVFLGGSPSNTPAIYNMMSHADFNLGVYYPQPVDGGPGGIGAVVDAIVDLAEELGVTIETDTEVTEITRRKDGFLLETADGDQRRPDVVVANADYAHAEQDLMPAHERQYDAGYWDDRTYAPSAFLLYLGVEGEVPELEHHSLVFPTDWGEYFDDIFEDPAWPEDPSYYLCVPSKTDDDVAPEGHTNLFALVPIATELDDPQETRDRYRDKIIADIAENTGVELEDRIVVEEQFSISEFADRYNATKGTAMGLAHTLRQTAMLRPPIESSAVEDLYFTGGYSTPGVGVPMCLISGEHAAQAVLENSR, encoded by the coding sequence ATGACCACTGCAACGGACGCCGAGGTCACTATCGTCGGCGGGGGCTTTGGCGGGCTTTCGGCGGCCTGTCACCTCGCCGACGCCGGTGTCGACGTGACGATCGTCGAGAAAAACGAGGCCGTCGGGGGCCGTGCCTCCCGACTGGAACGTGACGGGTTCGTCTTCGACATGGGGCCGTCGTGGTATCTCATGCCGGAGGTGTTCGAACGCTTCTTCGAACATTTCGGTCACGAACCCGAGGATTACTACGAACTCGAACGACTGGATCCCCACTATCGGATCTTCTTCAAAGACAACGAGGCGGGAAGCGCCTCGGAACGGTCGGGCGAACAGGCCCTGCAGGCAGGGAGCGACGTGGTCGATATCAGCGCGAACCGCAACGAGAACCGCGAACTGTTCGAATCCTACGAAGAAGGGGCCGGCGAGGCCTTCGATGCGTATCTCAGGACGAGTCAGCGCCACTACGAGATGTCCATGGAGAACTTCGTCTACGAGTACCGTCCGTCCTGGAAAGACTGGATCGACCCGTCGCTCATGAAGACTGGCACACTCGGACTGAAACTGTTTCAGTCGATGCAAGGCCACGTCGAGGACTATTTCGAGAACGAAAAACTCCAGCAGATCGTCCAGTACACGCTGGTCTTCCTCGGCGGCTCGCCTTCGAACACACCGGCGATCTACAACATGATGAGTCACGCCGACTTCAACCTCGGCGTCTACTATCCCCAGCCCGTCGACGGTGGACCGGGCGGCATCGGAGCCGTCGTCGACGCGATCGTCGACCTTGCCGAGGAACTGGGCGTGACCATCGAGACCGACACCGAGGTCACGGAGATCACCCGCCGCAAGGACGGGTTCCTCCTGGAGACGGCCGACGGCGACCAGCGCCGGCCCGACGTGGTCGTCGCCAACGCCGACTACGCTCACGCCGAGCAGGATCTCATGCCGGCCCACGAACGCCAATATGACGCCGGCTACTGGGACGACCGAACCTACGCCCCTTCGGCGTTCCTGCTATATCTCGGCGTCGAGGGCGAGGTTCCCGAACTCGAACACCATTCACTCGTGTTCCCGACCGACTGGGGCGAGTACTTCGACGACATCTTCGAGGACCCGGCCTGGCCCGAGGACCCCTCTTACTACCTGTGTGTCCCCTCGAAAACCGACGACGACGTGGCTCCCGAGGGCCACACCAACCTCTTTGCGCTGGTCCCGATCGCCACCGAACTCGACGACCCACAGGAGACGCGGGATCGCTACCGCGACAAAATCATCGCCGACATCGCCGAGAACACCGGCGTCGAACTCGAAGACCGGATCGTCGTCGAGGAACAGTTCTCCATTTCGGAGTTCGCCGACCGGTACAACGCGACGAAGGGCACCGCGATGGGGCTGGCCCACACCCTCCGCCAGACGGCGATGCTCCGGCCGCCCATCGAGTCCTCGGCGGTCGAGGATCTGTACTTCACCGGGGGCTACTCGACGCCCGGGGTCGGCGTGCCGATGTGTCTGATCAGCGGCGAACACGCAGCCCAGGCCGTCCTCGAAAACAGTCGATGA
- a CDS encoding HTR-like protein — MERIPLGIQRMDSIVNGGAPRGTVVLLSGESGAGAREFMYTSALINGLAAGDPELHDLYYGDLAADATLPEEIHYVSFSAGESQFRWEVSQTIDDEIVEAGLQAVTFHDLSTHFFHESPLPRDWYAERTASVTDLRSRTDREELLSAFGDLMSAHAPDNLVVIDSLTDLISTTGENITWSDINYVVKGLQKAAHSWDGLILAHVNHETISPERLGQLGDAVNGTMRFEWESGGSTRARTLVIKQFRGVLSQLEDEDIVRFETEIDDAGFDISDVRKIR; from the coding sequence ATGGAACGCATCCCCCTGGGAATCCAGCGGATGGACTCGATCGTCAACGGCGGGGCCCCGCGGGGGACTGTCGTCTTACTTTCGGGCGAATCAGGGGCCGGCGCACGCGAGTTCATGTACACCAGCGCGCTCATCAACGGCCTGGCAGCCGGTGATCCGGAACTTCACGACCTCTATTACGGTGATCTCGCGGCCGACGCGACGCTCCCCGAGGAGATCCACTACGTCTCCTTTAGCGCCGGCGAGTCACAGTTCCGGTGGGAAGTCTCCCAGACGATCGACGACGAGATCGTCGAGGCCGGACTGCAGGCGGTGACGTTTCACGATCTCTCGACGCATTTCTTCCACGAGAGCCCGCTCCCGCGGGACTGGTACGCCGAGCGGACGGCCAGCGTGACCGATCTCCGATCGCGGACCGACCGCGAGGAGCTATTGTCGGCGTTCGGCGATCTCATGTCCGCGCATGCCCCCGACAACCTCGTCGTGATCGACTCGCTGACTGACCTCATCAGCACGACCGGCGAGAATATCACCTGGTCCGACATCAACTACGTGGTCAAGGGCCTCCAGAAGGCGGCCCACTCCTGGGACGGCTTGATCCTCGCCCACGTCAACCACGAGACGATCTCGCCCGAACGCCTCGGCCAGTTGGGTGACGCGGTCAACGGGACGATGCGATTCGAGTGGGAGAGCGGCGGGAGTACCCGTGCCCGGACGCTCGTCATCAAGCAGTTCCGGGGCGTCCTCTCACAGCTCGAAGACGAGGACATCGTCCGCTTCGAAACTGAGATCGACGATGCCGGCTTCGATATCAGCGACGTCCGGAAGATCAGGTAA